The sequence below is a genomic window from Pyramidobacter sp. YE332.
GGGCTTGACGATCTGGGATCCGAGGATCTCGTTGAATTTCTTCGAACCGAGCAGCTTAGTCATATCCGTGACGCCTTTCAGCTCCGCGGGCTTGTTGAACTCTTCGGGCTTGTAGCCGGCCGCGGCGAGCAGTTCGGCGCAGACGGCGGTGTCGTTGTACTTCCTCACGCTGCGGCCCTCCACGACTTTGAAACCGGGGATGCTCTTCGGGTCGGCCATAAGCTTGTTCAGGGCCTCGCCGTCGACGAGCTCGAGCCACCTCTTGACGATCGGCGCGCGCGTGAGGATGAGCTGCCAGTCCGAAGGCTTCAGCTCGTTGGTGTCGAGTCGGCCGCTCTCATCCTCGAAGTCTTCCGAGACAACGGCCAGGCTGTACTCCGCCAGCGTCTTGCACTTTTTGGCGTAGCGGCAGAACTGGCAGTGCGTTCCGGCCATGGGGTAGCCTTCGCCTTTGGCCGCCATTTCGGCGTGCGGCCTGGCGTAGGCGTTGCCCCATCCGATCAGGTCGGACCGGTCGATCTCCCATTCGCTGACGTTGTCCAGCCGCGGCTGAAAGATGTCGAGCTCGACGCGCGGCATGTCGTAGGCGAAGCCGAAGACGTCCAGAGCCCCCAGGGCGTACAGCTTCAGCTGCGGGTTGTTGTCGGCTTCGACCTTGACGCCTTTGCCGTACTTGTAGTCGATAACGGTCAGCCGCTCGTCGGACAGGATCAGGCAGTCGGCCGTGCCGAAGCTGCCGGGCGCCCAGCCGTTCAGGTCGAGCCGCCGCTCCACCGCCAGCGCGCCCGCGCCCATCTTGCCGCGGACATACGAGGCATAATCTTTGGCGTGTTCCTCCATCTCCGGGGCGTAGAGCTCATGAGCCCGAAGCTTCTTAAGTGTTTCTTCCGCCCAGGGTTCGTCGCGCAGATACACTTCCGCGAACTCGTGCGCCAGCGTTCCCTCCTCGCTGAAGCTGGTCGTCCTGTCGGGTTCCCCGGCTTCCAGCAGCGCCGAGGGCGTACAGGCCAGCCATCGGTGTGCCGAGCTGGGACTCAGCAGCGCGTGAGCCCGCGCGGCGTGATCCGGCGTTTTCGTCATGCCGCGCACACCTCCCGCAGATCGGCGAGGAAGTCGCCGATCTTGTCGTCCGGAACGGCGCTGGCCTTTTTGACGCCGTACTTCTGCAGCAGGGCCACGATACCGTCGCGGCAGTCGGTAAGCACGGACTTCTGGATCAGGTCCTTCACCTCGGCGCGCTGCGCGTCGGGGTCAGCGGTTACGGCCGCAAGATCCGTTTCCGGCTCGGGATCGTCGGGTTCCTCTGGCGCGGGGGCTTCGGCCGGCGGCGTCTTGGCCTTGGCCTTCTTCTTTTTGGCCGGCTTTTCCTCGTCGGCGGGAAGATCGAAGGCGTCTGGCTCCGGAGTTTTCGCGCCTGGCGTGCCGGTGGTCTTCTGCGCATCGGCAATGAGGGTCATGGCTTTGATGAAGTCGCTGAGGATTCCCCGTTCTTTTCTTCAAAGGCGATGGTGATCTTGATATCCATATTTATTCCTCCTCGAATCCTTCAAGATGATGCAGCTGGTACTCGTGCTGTATTTTCTGTTCGACTACCCGACCGGCGCCGTGGCAGTCTTTGCATTCGCGTTCTTCTGTGCCGTAATCGATATGCCCAAGCCCCCGGCATGACTTGCAGACCTGTACCTTCATGATCTCCCGGTCGAAGGGGCGATCCTCGTCGAGAGAGTCCATCGTGAACTCGTCTTTGATCGTCTGGACGAGGACGCGCCCCGTGCCGCGGCACTCGGTGCAGTCGAAGTGGCCGCCCTTCAGATCGACGCTGAACCCCAGCCCTTTGCGTTTGGAACAAATAGTGACTTTCATGGTCTCCGGATCAAAATTCATGACCTAATCCTCCTGTGTTATAATCAGAGGCGAGAGCTAGTCATTGTTCTCGCCGGTTCTGTGAGCCGCTCGCGGTTGCCGCCGTGGACGGCTCTGTTTTTTTTTGCGCTCATTTGCTCACTCCTTGTCGTAGCACGCCTTGTCGTAGTACTTCGCCCAGTCCTCGGGCTCGTCCGTCGTGCCGAGTAGATGTTCGTGTCCAGCGTAGGGGATGCACTGGTGCCATGCGCAGCTAACGCATTCAAACGGTCCCCCACCGTCGCCTCTCGTGTAATTAAAGAGGTTTGCATCCCACACTTCTGAATCTTCATCTCTCACGAGCACCTGCTCGAACGGCTTAAACTCATACTTCTTCTTTGGCGCTTCTGTGGGTTCGAGGACAAAAAATGGAAAGAAGTAAAACAGAGAACTGTCTCCGTCTATGCCCAAAGCGATGCCTTGTAAGGAGCGCACATCTTTCACTTGCATAGTTCGCCCTACAAGCATATCCATTTCAGGCGCCCAGGAATTACCCCAACCGCTTTCATGGTTTTTAACAGCCCGCAACACCTTTACCCAACAGCCTTCTCTAACTCCTGTCGCTTTGAGCCACATGTCCTGCAAGCGCACGTACTCTTCGTTAGTCATTTTTTGTCTCCCTTCCTTGTCATCATTCCAGCAACGCCTCCAGCGCCATCCGCAGCAGCTCCCACCACCGCAGGCGGCGGCCGCAGCGCGACTCGGGGCCGTAGAGGGTCATTTTGCATCGTCCTCCGGCGGGGCGACGTCGAGGATGTCGCCCTCGCAGTACTCCGCCGTGTGCGAGGCGACGACCACCGCGCCCAGACGGGGATCGTACACAGCTACAGCCGAAGCTAGCCCGTGCAGGCGGTGGAACGCCATGCCATAGCGCCAGACCGGCGCGCGGCCTTCGATGATGACAAGCGCCCCGCGGGGGATCTCCGGCAGTTCCGGAAGCGGCGCAGCCGGCGCGAGAATAATATCTGCTCCGATGCGGTACCAAACAAATTTCTTATCCATTCCTAGCTCCTCCTTCTTTTCCACAACGTGCTTACTACCCAGTAAGCCCCGAGCATTATGCCGGCGTATGCCAGCGCCTCTACAAAAAGCTCGCATAGAATTCGATTAAGCTCCGCGTCCATGCGCCCTCGCCTCCTTCGCCATGTTCGGCGTCCGTTCGTTGAGCACCTTATCCCATCGCCCCAGGCGCACGGTGTCGTACACGTCCTGGGCGTTCCAGCGCCGCCGCTGGCTGCCGACCGCGCCGCCGCCGCTGACTGGCGGCGGGAAGCGCCCATCCGTCACGCCGGCATTCAGCGTTGAGTCTCCGACCTTGAAGATCCTTTTCAGGTCTTTGGCCGTCAGCGTTTTCGGCTCCCGCTCCAGCGTCGGCGTTACCTGCACCGCGGGGCGCGCCTTCTCGGCATCTTCGAACGCCTCGCGGATAATGTCCCGCATCAATGGGCGCAGAATCTTCGCCGTCTTCACGGCGATTTCCTGCAGTATCGCGTCCCCCGCTGTCATAGTTGTTTCTCCCCTTCCTCCGCCTCGGCTACTCGCCGGGGCTTTTTTCATTTACGCCCAGCAGGTCGTTGGGTGTCGTTCTAAGCACTGATGCCAAGGTCTTTAAATCTCCAGCGCGAGGAATGCGTTCCTCATGTTCATAGCGCCGAATGCTGTCGATGCTTAGCCCACTTAACTCTGCGAGTTTTGCTTGCGTGAAACCTAAACTTAAGCGTCTTTGTTTCAGGCTCTCCAAAATCGCTCCCCCCTCTCTCTTGTTATTTAATGCCATTTAGCATTATTTATCGCTATTATATAACGCCAAATGGCATTGTCAAGAGGAAAATAATGCTATACTGCGAGTTGAATTTAACCTAGCCAAATGGCATTATTAAATAAGGAGGGGAATTTTACATGCTTAAAGACTTGTTGCGGCGACTACGAAAAGACAAAGGTTTGAATCAGATAGACCTCGCCCAGCGCGTAGGAGTGTCTATCGACTCTGTGCGTCGTTGGGAAGCGGGGAAACGAGAACCGAGACTCAGCGAACTTGAAAAAATAGCTTTAGTATTGGAAGTGCCGGTTACATCTTTGGTGAGTGGAGCCGAAGCAGGCGGGTTTGAAAACAAAACCGCGCCCTCCCCGAAGGAAGAGCGCGTTGAAATTATCGAGCATTATGGAATGAACGGTAGCATTAAAGTTCCAGTGTACGAAGATTTCATGTCCGCCTGCGCGGGAATGGGAGCGGTGTCAGTGGAAGGCGTCGTAAGAGAAGAGCTTGAAATCCCTGTGTGGCTGCTGGGCGGCCAATATTCCACGGAGCCGGGAGAAAGCCCGTTTATTGTACGCATTAGCGGCGACTCCATGGAAGAAGCCGGCATTCCCGACGGCTGTCAGGTTTTAGTGAATCCCATTGCCGAAGCGGATAACGGAGATGTTATTATTGCGGAACTCGACGGCGACTGGATGGTGAAATGGATCTACTGGAATCGTCATTGCGATGGAGGGGAATTGCGTTCCGCTTCCCTTAAATACCCCGTTAAGAGATTTACAAAAGAAGACGTTGAAACCGGACGGTTCAGATATATAGGCAAAGTGTGCCGTGGAATGACGATCCCCAAGAAAGGAGAGTAGCACATAAATGAACAACAAAAACTTATTACACAACACAGCAACGGCCTTTTTTATGATCGTTTATTTTAGTTTAGGAGTTGTTCAAACAGTGGCTTTTTATCAAGGGTTACGGTATTGGCTAGATTGGAATTGGTTTTTCTGTTTACTAATTTCTATTCCCCTATCGTATATCCCAGTTGTAGGAACAGTTCTTGGGATTGTTGGGGCTCTTAAAGTTTGGCAATGGCCATGGCTATTAACAGGCGTTGTGTTTTTATTCCCATACATAGTAGTTTTGCCATTAGCTTTTTCTATATCGCGAGATTAAATAACCGTGGCAAAAAAACAATGATATGCTCAATAAAGGAGGCAGGTCTATGAAAACATCTTTATCTCTCCCAATACAGGATGAGAATAAAAGTTCCCTGTCTAGCGCATTAGATCGCGAACTTGAGCAACTCGAAGGACAAATCTGTGAAGATATAGAATTAGAGGTTTTACCCAGCATTGCTATAAAAGAACGCTGTGAAGCTACGCAGCAGAACTCATCAAAATAACGAGGGCAAAAAGTGCAAACCGGCATCATAATGGTGACTTTTCGGTGACTAAAGCCGCGAATACAAACATATTAATTCAGTATTTACAACTATTCATAGATATTTCTAGCAAGGCAGTCGGCTCCATTTTTTTATCTTTTTGCCGTTGACAAGCAATGTTTTCAACGAAGATTAAAGATTGGGGACGTTGCGCCGCAACGTCTCTGTTTGTTATAATTCGTTTAAAGTCGTTAAGTGTCATTGGTTGTTATTATGCTCGATCGGTGACGTAAAGTGGTGACTTAAAACTGCCCTATCGTTTCGAGTCACCGCTAAAATCGGTGACTTGAAACGGAGGCGTTGAAAATGCTCGATCGAACGGGGAAGAAAAAGAAGGCTGACGGCACGCCGCTGACGAAGGTGACGATCGACCAGGCAAAGCCGGAAGCCAAGGCGTATGTCTTGGCCGATACGGCGAATGGTCTGTATCTGCGCGTCTACCCCAGCGGGTTGAAGAAGTGGGTCATCCGCACGCGCATCGGCGGCGTGGAGGCTCGCCGGACGATCGGCAGGTATCCCGACATGTCGCTGAAAGACGCCCGCATCGAGGCGAGCAACATCGCCGAAGATCTGTTGAACGGGCGGGCGCTGCGCGGACCGTCTTTGCAGCAGCTGGCCGACCGTTGGCTGACGGAGTTCGTGCGCAAGAAAACGCCCGACGAGGAGTACATCAAGCGCCTGCGCTTCTCGTATTTCAGCGCGGCGCTGCGGCAGAAACCCTGCGCCGACGTGACGCGCCGCGAGCTGGTCATGGATCTGAAGCGGATCCAGA
It includes:
- a CDS encoding helix-turn-helix transcriptional regulator; its protein translation is MALNNKREGGAILESLKQRRLSLGFTQAKLAELSGLSIDSIRRYEHEERIPRAGDLKTLASVLRTTPNDLLGVNEKSPGE
- a CDS encoding integrase arm-type DNA-binding domain-containing protein; this translates as MLDRTGKKKKADGTPLTKVTIDQAKPEAKAYVLADTANGLYLRVYPSGLKKWVIRTRIGGVEARRTIGRYPDMSLKDARIEASNIAEDLLNGRALRGPSLQQLADRWLTEFVRKKTPDEEYIKRLRFSYFSAALRQKPCADVTRRELVMDLKRIQKEHSYKTAQRTATIVTGLFDYALDEGVLGKSPAGNLSRALIPTRPRTRSSSTSRRSPILPASGA
- a CDS encoding molecular chaperone DnaJ, whose protein sequence is MNFDPETMKVTICSKRKGLGFSVDLKGGHFDCTECRGTGRVLVQTIKDEFTMDSLDEDRPFDREIMKVQVCKSCRGLGHIDYGTEERECKDCHGAGRVVEQKIQHEYQLHHLEGFEEE
- the crn3 gene encoding CRISPR-associated ring nuclease Crn3/Csx3 — its product is MDKKFVWYRIGADIILAPAAPLPELPEIPRGALVIIEGRAPVWRYGMAFHRLHGLASAVAVYDPRLGAVVVASHTAEYCEGDILDVAPPEDDAK
- a CDS encoding LexA family transcriptional regulator, encoding MLKDLLRRLRKDKGLNQIDLAQRVGVSIDSVRRWEAGKREPRLSELEKIALVLEVPVTSLVSGAEAGGFENKTAPSPKEERVEIIEHYGMNGSIKVPVYEDFMSACAGMGAVSVEGVVREELEIPVWLLGGQYSTEPGESPFIVRISGDSMEEAGIPDGCQVLVNPIAEADNGDVIIAELDGDWMVKWIYWNRHCDGGELRSASLKYPVKRFTKEDVETGRFRYIGKVCRGMTIPKKGE
- a CDS encoding DUF2800 domain-containing protein yields the protein MTKTPDHAARAHALLSPSSAHRWLACTPSALLEAGEPDRTTSFSEEGTLAHEFAEVYLRDEPWAEETLKKLRAHELYAPEMEEHAKDYASYVRGKMGAGALAVERRLDLNGWAPGSFGTADCLILSDERLTVIDYKYGKGVKVEADNNPQLKLYALGALDVFGFAYDMPRVELDIFQPRLDNVSEWEIDRSDLIGWGNAYARPHAEMAAKGEGYPMAGTHCQFCRYAKKCKTLAEYSLAVVSEDFEDESGRLDTNELKPSDWQLILTRAPIVKRWLELVDGEALNKLMADPKSIPGFKVVEGRSVRKYNDTAVCAELLAAAGYKPEEFNKPAELKGVTDMTKLLGSKKFNEILGSQIVKPQGKPTVVPMNDKRPVFQPAIGEDFADESLF